In Betta splendens chromosome 19, fBetSpl5.4, whole genome shotgun sequence, the following proteins share a genomic window:
- the star2 gene encoding steroidogenic acute regulatory protein, mitochondrial has product MLPAVVKLCCGISYPHLRSMTGLQRTAVAVIGQEITHLQRQNQHHTRMPAGLMYNDATLEAVPVKDDHPSYLQQAREAMIKALRVLKDEDGWEVEITESNGDVICSKMMPGAKRIFRLEAVLEASVDQLHELLFVRVEEMQQWNPSIKQIKVLKRVGPETVITHEILAETAGNLIGQRDFLSVRHSCKQKSGVFLGGAAIHLESLPPQAGYVRAENGPTCIIIQAVDDDPRKSRVTWLLNMDLKGRLPKSIVNQALPRAQLDFIRHLRQRLTATAAPPQQRGR; this is encoded by the exons ATGCTGCCTGCTGTTGTCAAGCTCTGCTGTGGAATCTCCTACCCACATCTGAGGAGTATGACAG GGCTTCAGCGCACAGCTGTGGCAGTGATAGGCCAGGAGATAAcacacctgcagagacagaaccaacatcaCACGCGGATGCCGGCGGGTTTAATGTATAATG ACGCTACACTTGAAGCTGTGCCGGTTAAAGACGATCACCCGTCGTATTTGCAACAAGCCCGAGAAGCGATGATCAAGGCTCTGCGCGTGTTAAAGGACGAAGACGGATGGGAGGTGGAGATCACAGAG AGCAACGGCGACGTGATCTGCAGCAAAATGATGCCGGGCGCCAAGAGGATCTTCAGGCTGGAGGCGGTTCTGGAAGCCAGCGTGGACCAGCTCCACGAGCTCCTGTTTGTCAGAGTGGAGGAGATGCAACAGTGGAACCCGAGCATCAAGCAGATTAAA GTCCTGAAGCGGGTCGGACCTGAAACTGTTATCACTCATGAAATTTTGGCTGAGACGGCAGGAAATCTGATTGGCCAGAGGGATTTCCTGAGCGTCAGACACAGCTGCAAACAAAAGTCTGGCGTTTTTCTGGGTGGAGCAGCGATTCATTTGGAGTCTCTCCCTCCTCAGGCTGGATATGTAAG AGCTGAAAACGGACCAACCTGCATCATCATCCAGGCTGTGGATGACGATCCAAGAAAAAGCCGCGTCACGTGGCTTCTAAATATGGATTTAAAG GGAAGGCTGCCCAAGTCCATCGTCAATCAGGCTTTGCCTCGGGCACAGCTGGATTTCATCAGACACCTCCGCCAAAGGCTCACGGCCAccgccgcgccgccgcagcAGCGGGGGAGGTGA